The following DNA comes from Methanosarcina vacuolata Z-761.
AGAACTTTTAAAGCTGACAGATCTGGAAAGTAAAAAGGACACTCTGGGGAAAGATTTGAGCGGTGGAATGAAGCGAAGGCTTGAGCTTGCAAGAGGTTTGATGACAAAACCTGCGGTCCTTTTCCTTGATGAGCCGACGATAGGTTTCGATATCCAGACGAGGATGAGAATGTGGGAATACCTTAGAGAGATTAAGAGAGAGGGCACTACTATATTCCTGACAACACACTATATGGAAGAAGCCGATCAGTTAAGCGACAGGATAAGCATAATTGACCATGGGGAAATAATCGTAACCGGAACCTCTGATGAGTTAAAGAATAAACTTGGTAAAGACCTTATTTACCTGGAAACAAGTGATAATAAGGCTGCTGCAGAGGTCTTAAAGTCGCTCGAGTCCGTTAAAAGTATAACAGAAGATACAAAATCCCTGAGAATTATGATAAAGGAGGATGTTACTCATGTGCTTCCTCAAATTATGGATGAAATTCGGAGAGAGGGGATAGACATTATAATCGTAAATATTAAAAAACCGTCAATGGATGATGTTTTTGTTCATTACACCGGACACGGGTTAAGAGAAGGCGACGAAGACGAAAAACAGCAAGGAATAGAAATGGTGGGGATTTCTAAATGAGCTTCGAATTTCGTGCTATATACTGGAGAGAGATGCTGAAATACTTTAGATATAAATCAGTACTCGTCACTTCAATGATCCAGCCTGTGATGTGGCTGGCATTTTTTGGGCTTGCCATGTCAGATAGTTTTGACAAACTAACTTCACTTGTTCCAAATGAACCCGGTGTTCCCGTAGTCAAATATATTACCTACATGGGTGCAGGAATAATTGCAATGGATGTGCTGTTCAGCAGTTTGTTTGGAGGCACTACCCTTATGTTTGACAAAAAATTTAGCCTTTTGAGAGAAACTCTTGCAAGTCCAGTTCCCAGGTCTCATATTATTCTCGGTGTTGGCCTTTCCGGTGTGACTAAAGCCCTCTTTCAAACTTTTATAATAATAGGGTTCGGAAAACTTGTAGGAATGGAGTTCTTTAAGGGATATACACTTATTGAAACTTTTATCGCAATAGTAGGTATTATGCTACTGGTAGCGATTTTTACTCTTGGCTTCCTTTTCCTATCAGGTTCAATTGCAATTACCGTTGAAAATCCGGAGGGAATGCAGTCTATTCTCACCCTGGTTAGTATGCCCATTTTCTTCGTCAGTAACGCCCTTTATCCTATTGACGGCTTTCCTACTATCCTCAAGGTTCTATCAATGTTTAACCCGCTGACCCTTCTAGCAGGCGGAATTCGTTATTTTGCTTTGGGGACCAATTTCTCTGTGATGGGAAATCACTATATATATACACCAGTTGATATAGTCGTGTCTTTCCTGGGCCTCATTTTCTTTGCCCTTATAATGTTATCTGCTGCTATGTGGAGGTTTAATAAAGTAGATATATAATATTCCCAGTTTGCTTATTTTATTTTTTTAGATTTTCCAGAGAGTTAGTAAAAAGAGCTAGTAAGATTTTTTTAACAGGCAAGTTTTATACTTATTCAAAGTGAACGATCCCTTCTAAACTCTTCTCAAAGCTCAGAGTTTTAAGACGGGGGCTTCCTTGGTTCATTCTCCGGCATACCGACAAGTCACACAAGTCCTTCCCCGCGGTTCGCAGGTGACAATGTGATAAACATGACATACTTAAGTTATTGATGTCGGTTTCCACCTTTTTTGTGGTTCTACCTCTGATCACTTCATCTACATTGGTATCGTTCAAGCTGCAAAGTCGATTTCCACCTTTTTCGTAGCTCTACCTCTGACCCTAAGAGTGGTGTGTATCCTGTATGCTCACCACCTAGCTTGGTTCTCGCATCAGCTTTGGGTGATAATACAACAATATATGAGCCTATCCCAAAGATATTTTATTCTTAATCGTCGAGGGGTTTCAAAGATATTTTCATTATCTTGTGTTTGATTGAATATTAGAAATATAAGGCCCAAGAAGCAAATTTCAAGTTATGGGATGAGCTCTATAATAGTGTTCAAAAGACGAATAAAGTTACAGAGTCAATAATGAGAGATGGTTGGGGAGCCGACGGCTTTCATCTTCCACCTGTCATTTCCTGACGACAGTCAGAAAATGTCGAGGAAGGGGACTTCACGCCTTATTATTAAAATGGGATTCCTAATCCGAGTTCCGTAATGACCACCGGTATCTCCAAAGGCTTTAATTCCGGCTAAACTGTCGTACTGAGTCTTGATATTTCACTCGTTTCGGCTTTACGTAGTTACAAAACAAGATCTGCAAGAAGAACTTTTACCGGAGTAATCTTGCCAAAAATAGTAAAGTCCGATTTTTAATAAAAAGCTCAAAATCTTTTTAATTATAACCTTAACTCTGCCACAAATAGGGAATAACTTTTTCAATAACAGTGCTCTTGAGCATGTTTCACTCTGAATCATTAAAACACAGTCTAGGATTTTTCAGTTATTTTTTGCGGAGAGAAAGATAACAAATTGATGTTTAAGCCTATAGATCTCGAATTTAAAAATAAGCAAAAATGCAAAAATTACTCATACTTATATCCTATAGGGAATAAATTTTCTCCATATTTTTCAGTTTATTTCAGACAAAATTTTCGATATCTAAAGAATTAATAGACATTAAATACCTAAAAAATTTCTGGTAAAATTAAAAGCAATAGAGAAAGGGGTAGTGGGTTTGAATCATTGAAAACCGAAAGCGCAAGAATCTCTCAATATATTCATTAAATACGTGAGATGTACTCGCTTTTTCGGAATTGATCAATAACTCAGGGACACGACCGAGAAAGGAAAAATGTAAAAACCCTTTAAAAAACAACATCAAAAGACACAATACTTGAATAGGTTTATTCCCTACGCGATGCAGAGTTAAGGTTATAAATATTTAAACCTCTTTCATATTAAAAAACTAAAAGAAATTCTTTTTAAAAATTTTAATTTTTTGCTTTTTTGTTCTATATACTCCAAAATTACCTCCTTATCGGGTTCTCAAGTACAAGAATAGAGCTGAGATGTAAAGATTTATTCGGCTGAACTCTTATGGCTGTTTGATCAACCATTGGGTAGTTTCTCTATAAAAAACCTGAACCCAGTCACTTTTGCTAAGAAAAAAATGATACAGGTAACAAGCATGCATGAGCACGTAGTCTAAACCTGTATTGAGATCATTTAGAATGGTAACTGATTAATAAACACTGAGATCTACTTCACCTGGAGAACCTTCCAAAGCTACCAAAGCCCTGACCGCTAAAATACATCATCTTAAACCTTATAATCTCTAGAAAAATGGTAATTTTAGTATAACTCAAATAAAACATTGACATTATAAGTCCCTCCACTTCTCTACTTTCAAAACTATCTCTTTTCAATTCATCTTCCTTCAATTAATTGAGTATCTTCTGCCAATTTAACTTGGTTCACGGACCACTCCAGATAGATGTGTTTTCGCCAAACCCCCTTAGACATCCATATTATATCATATTCCCAAGCTATACTCCCAGGAATTTACTTTTGGAACTACAGCTAAGTATAAACAATCTTGAAGATTTCCAGCTAAAACATTTAGGGATTTAAAGGATATTATGTTTGATAGCTGGGCCATATATCAATATATATTAATTAATAGTATCAAAATTGAGTATACTAAAAACCAATATTTCCAATAATAAATTACAAGGGAATATCAATACCAAAGTATACTTCAAATTTATATATAATGTGAAGAACGAAAACTCCTTACAAATAATAGTCTTTTAGTATTTAGAGATAGAATCTTTTGCTACAATAATTGCATAGGAGTCCCAAGCATCTCGTTTCTTTAATTTCCATTTCAACTTCCCGGAGGTGAATACCCTTTTAGGGAAAGTCACAATGTTCAAAAAAGATTATACTTTTTGGATTTTCGGCTTTTTAAAAACAATTTTAAATTATAGACTGTTTCTTATCTCATATTTTAAAAAGTATATTTGAAACGGTAGAAACCTTCGAAAGAATGAATATTAGGAAAATAAAAAAGAAGTAAAAAAATGTTAATATTGCGTTTCTTTTGTAAAGAAGAAGTTACCTGAAAAACAGGCAACTTCATATGTTAGTATTATCTCTTAATCAGCATTATTGCTTAATCACAGTAGAAGAATTTAAAGCATTCAGCTATATATGTATAGGAGACCTTTGAATAGAAAATGCTGAAGGTCATAATCGAACTTCCCCCAATATATCAGTTAGTTTGTTTATTTCCCGTTATACCCTGGCTTTCTGCGATCGGGAAATATAAGACTTTATGGCCATTCCCTGCAGAAACCGCCTAATTTACAGCTTAATTAGCATTCCTACTTAGTCGCAGTAGAAGAATTTGAAGCATTCGGCCACATAGGAATAGCAGATATTTGAATAGAAAATGCTAAAGGTCATAATATCAGTTCCTCCAATTTTTCTTGATTGTTCATCTCCCGTTATACCCTGGTTTTCTGCGATAGGGAATATAAGCCCTTATGGCCATTCCCTGCAGAAACCGCCTAATTTACAGCTTAATCAGCATTCCTGCGTAGTCGCCCTGCTTAGTCGCAATAGAAGAATTTGAAGCATTCGGCCACATAGGAATAGCAGATATTTGAATAGAAAATGCTGAAAGTCATAATATCATTTCCTCCAATATTTTTCTGATTGTTCATCCCCCGTTATACCCAGGCTTCTGCAGTCTGGACATAGAATATCGTTGTCGTTCTCTGCAGAGACCTCTTCTATTTCTGCTTTAGAAACTCATTTAACAGAACTGGAAAAAGAAGCCAATGTTGTTTGTAAATGTAAAGAACTGGCCAAGGCTGAATCCAAAGACAATTGCTGGTAATGTCATGGTTATTTCCTCCATAGTTTGTATTTTCGAAATCGATACTTGCATACTGTAGATAGCAATTTTATTTGCAACCGCTGTTCAATTTTGATATAATTTTCGTCTATCAAACCTCCAAATCACACGGCTACTGTCAGCCACTTAATAAGATTCATGGGGCGGATTTCCTCTTAGTTCAGGATCTACCGTTAAAAATTTTAGCTAACAGTGACTGTATATAGCTATATATACTAAATTATATAAACTCAATAGAAAATTATCTCCTTATAAATAATACTTCTAAAATGATTAGAGTAAATATTTCACATACATATATATGTTTTTTTAACTTATATAATGTTTAGAAGTTTAAAATTTACTACCACTTAGATCTAAATATTAAATTGTCTTCACCGGTCCAAAGAAGAAATTCTCTAAAATGTCTGGTGCAACCATCTGAATTCTGCCATCGTCTTTTTAGAAAAGATGTAATATAAAAGCAGTATAAATTAATTAGAACAAATACTGGAAAAAGATTATAAATTTTCTAAGAAATGCCTCTAATCTCATTAAATAGTTACAGCTATCTGTTTTCACTGCTTCTATTTTAGTGGACTCCGGTTACAGAAATTTTTAGTAAAGAACAGTGCTTTATACTGAAAAATTTCGTCAAAATGTCCAAAATAATATATCGAACTTTTAGTTTGAAAATATAGTTTTAATCTCTTGTTTTCAAAGACAGAAATCAGCAGCTACATACCTTCAAATTGGCTCTTTAGGCGAAAATTAAGAAAGCATAAGTTAAAATGGACTGTTTTACATAATGAGTAAAAACGTTGAAATTATTCAATGTAATCCATTCATCACATTTCAGTAACTTTGGGGAAGGGGGATATGAATATTATCAAAAATAGTTTACCTGAGGATGGATTCCCGATTGTCGACGTTTCCAATGTCAGGGAAAGTTATGTACTTGGGAGTCTGGAAATTCCCGTGCTCTCAGACGTCAATCTCAAAACGGAGAGAAGAGAATTTCTGGCTATAATGGGCCCATCAGGTCCAGGAAAAAGTACTCTTGTGAACCTTATAGATTACCTTGGCAGGCCTACTGCAGGTCAAGCTCTTGTAAAGGGTCATGACCTCAATAGAATGCCAGATCAAGAGCTTGTCCACCTGAAGGAGCTTGAAGTTGATTTTGTATTTCAGACTTTTAATCTTGTTCCGTACCTGACTGCCCTGGAGAATGTTTTGCTCCCAACCTTTGCTAATTCGAGAATTAATATTGATCCAACAAGAAGTGCAAGGGAACTTTATGAAGTTATAGGAATTCATAACCACATGCATCACAGACCAGGAGAACTTTCAGGAGAGCAGTCCCAGTGGGTTTCAATTGCACCACATATTAATGATCCTGCAATCCGTCTTGCGGATGATCCTACTGGAAACCTTTACCTCAGAAAAGGGGCCGAAGTCCTTCGTATATTTAAGGGTTTGAATAACGAAGGCAGAACAGTAGTAATCGTCACACACGACCCCGAAATTGCAAAATATGCTAACAGAGTCATCCTGGTAAAAGATGAAATAATTCAATACAATTGAAGGTGAAAGTATATGGAAATGATTAAGAAGCTTACTGTAACAATTCTTTTTCCTTTGCTTTTGATTTCCTTGCTTTTTGCAGTTCCTGCCTCTGCAGCTGTTGGAGGAGCCAATCTGAAAGTTACAATAGTCGAAACAAACCCCTATCCTGCAAAAATAGGAGAATACCTGACTTTAACCGTTCAGGTAGAAAACATAGGAGGGGACAAAGCTGACAACGTTGATATCGAAGTGGTACCTCAATATCCTTTCTCTCTTGATTCAGAGGCAAATGCCCTGCAGAATGTTGGAGTCCTCAATCCAGGCAGAACTGCTACAAAGGAATTTTACCTTTTTGTAGACAAAAATGCGCAGAAAGGGATCCGCTCCATTGACATCAGAACAAAAACAGGTAAAAACAGTCCCTGGAGTGAGAAAAGCTTTGACATACGAATAGGCACTGAGACATTTAACAGTAAAGGTACAGTTGAACTTAAGGAATTTGTCTCGGATCCTGAGGTTTTCATGCCCGGAGACAGGGGTACTGTCACGGTAACTCTTAAGAACACTGCAAGTAATCCTACTGTTACTATTGGTGGGAGTGACTTTGATACCAATGCCAGGATTCAGGCTGCAGTTTTAAGACCTTTATCCGATGGGATAATCGTCCTTGATGCTCCTTACGGAGATATGGGTCTTCTGGGGCCCGGAGATAGCATCAAATTGACTTTCAATGTTAAAGTTGCAGAAGACGCTCCGGAAGGAACTCACAACTTTGAACTTGCAATAGAGGGGAACTCCTTCGATTACAACAGCAGAAAGAATATTCCTCTCAAGGTCGATTCTGCAAACATAAGAGTGATCCCTTCAAAAGAACTTCAACTGACAAATGGTGAATCTACAATTGAATTCGACGTAGCGAACACTCATCTGAACGAGTTTAGCTCGGTAAGTATAAAACCTGAAGCAGAGGGCATCACCTTTTACCCTGTAGAATATTTCATAGGGCCAATGAATCCGGACGAACTTTTTACGATTGAATTTAATGCCGTTGCAGATGATTCGTGGGGTGCCAGTAAGGAAGAAGAGATAAACATGAACCTTACCGCAAACTACAACAACGGAATCAACAGACATGCAAATACGGTAGGGGACCTGAAATTTATAGATACTTCAGAGTCACCTGAGTCTAATTCAACAGCCGTACTGGCAGGTGGACTTATTATAATCTCTGTTCCTGCAGCTTTCTTGTTTTACAGAAGAAGGAAACAATAATTAAAGAAAGGTTAGCTGACATCATATTTGTGGGGGAAAATATGATAAAACTTACACAGGCAGCTCGTATAGCCGTTGGAAGTATAGGTAGTGCTAAGCTAAGGTCTGCACTTACAACACTGGGGATAGTAATTGGCATAGCTGCAGTAGTTGTTAATGCATCTCTTGGTGCCAGTTTTAACCAGTTTTTTACTGATGAGATCTCTTCTGTAGGCTCTAATTTTATAATTGCAGCTAGCGAACAGCCAAATCTCTTCTTTGATAACGAGTATAATCTAATAAAGAATACGCCGGGAATTTCCGGGGTATCTCCAAGAAAATCAATGAGTGGGGATCTCACATATCTTTCTGAAACTAAAAATGTGAATATTGCAGGAGTTAACAAAGATTTTCAGGAAATTCAGGGACTTCAAATGGAAGAGGGCACTTTCCTGACGGACAAAGATAGTGCTGCGGCTGTCCTTGGATATGACATTGCAAATGATGAGTTCAGTAAGAATATTTCCCACAGGAGCACTGTAGAGATCGCTTTTCGACAGGAAAACGGTACGGTTGTGACGAAGAGTTTTAAGGTAAAAGGAATATTGAAAAATTCCAAGCCAACTGTTGTGAGTGAGGACAGCGACTATGATTTGACAGTTTTCATTCCCGTTTCTACAATGAATGAAATGATCGGGGAAAAAGACTATGGGGCTTTCCTTGCGATGGCAGACAGTCCTGAGAAAATTCGTGATATTTCAGATGACGTGGATAGCAGATTAGCCAGGAACTTCGGAGTCCCGGAAAGAGATATTGATGAGGAGGATTTAAAACCCTATTACGTCTTTAACCAGGAGGAAGTTCTTGAACAGACTGGAAAAATTGGAGACGCTTTGAGTTCTTTCCTGCTCGTTCTTGCCCTAATATCTCTATTTGTGGGCTCGATAGGAATTATGAATATTATGCTTGTAACCGTAACTGAAAGAACCAGAGAAATTGGGATAATGAAATCCGTAGGCTATAGCAATTCTAATATTCTATCACTTTTCTTGCTGGAATCTGTAATGGTCAGTTCCTTTGGGGGGCTCGTAGGTACTGTAATCGGTGGTCTGGGAGCTTACGCTCTTGAAATCACCCTTAAGCTTCCTCCTGTTTTCCCCTTAGCATTGATTGAAATAGGGATTGCAGTTTCGGTTCTTGTGGGGATAACTGCTGGTCTTTATCCTGCAAGAAAAGCTGCACGCATGAATCCTGTTGATGCTTTAAGATATGAATAAGAATCTGTCCCTTTAATAGGGCTACTCTACCTGGAGAATGGCCCTTTTTCTTTTTCAATCCTTTCTTCGTGATCAGCTCGATTAGATATTGATTGGCTAAAAATAGTTTCAAAATACCTTCATAAAGAGTAGCTCCACGGATCCACTTAACAAATTTAGCGCAGTGGAAAATCACTCTACTGTTAATATTTAAAACATAAAAATCAGAATAGACTATATTTTAGGAAATAAAGAATATATAAGAATTAATTTGGATATTTGAAAAACAAGGGAGTAAATATGAAAACAAAGATTTCGATTAAAGACGTTTCTGTTCCCGGGGATTTAATCTTGGAGACAGAAACCGCAAATTCCACACTTGAGGTAGAACTGCCCTCTCGAGAAGGCCTCGTTAATTCAAATGAAGAATCGTTTAAATGTAAATTGGGCCGTTCGAGATATCTACAAAGTGACGAAACACATAAGATAGCGTCTCCCATCATTCAAGTTATTGATATCAAAAAGAGCTATATTCTTGGAGATCTGGAAGTTCCAGTTCTTCGCGATATCAACCTTAAAGTTCGGGAGGGAGAATTTCTTGCCATAATGGGGCCCTCTGGATCAGGTAAGAGCACACTTATGAATCTTATAGGTTTTCTTGATAGGCCTACTGAAGGGACAATCATAATTAAGGGCCTGGATATCAATAAACTATCTGACAAAGAAGTTGCCAGGCTCAGAGGGTTAGAAATAGGTTTTGTTTTTCAGACATTCAACCTGATCCCCAGGCTTACAGCTCTTGAAAATGTTGAGCTTCCCACCTATGCTAACACAAGAAGTGGAATCGATACTCATGAAAGAGCAAAGGAATTACTTAAACTCGTGGGTCTTGAGGATCGAATGCACCACAAGCCAGGTGAACTTTCAGGTGGTCAATCTCAGAGAGTTGCTATCGCCAGAGCTCTTATCAATGACCCTGCGATCCTCCTTGCAGATGAGCCCACTGGAAATCTGGACTCGAAAACAGGCTGTGAAATTCTAAATATATTTAGAAAACTCAACGAAGATGGAAGAACAATTGTAATGATTACTCATGATCCGGAAATTGCAGGATATGCAAACAGGATAGTGCTCGTAAAGGATGGAATAATTCAAAATATGGAATAATATCGGGTGTTAGATCTCCAAACTCAAGCTAATCGGGGTGTGGAATTAGAATGATAAAAATCAAAAGTTTACTTGTCCCTCTCGTATTGTCTTTGCTTTTAGTTTCCTCTTTTTTTGTAGCCCCCGCCTCTGCATCTGTCAGGGGGGCCAATCTGAAAGTTACAATAGTCGAAACAAATCCCTATCCTGCAAAAATAGGAGAGTATCTGAATCTGACTGTTCAGGTGGAAAACATAGGAGGAGATAAAGCTGACAATGTCGACATCGAAGTTGTACCTCAATATCCTTTTTCTCTTGATTCAGAAGCAAATGCCCTGCGGAATGTGGGGGTTCTCAATCCTGGCAGGACCGCTACGAAGGAGTTTTACCTTTTTGTAGACAAAAATGCGCAGAAAGGAATCCGTTCCATTGATATCAGAACAAAAACAGGCAAAGACAGCCCCTGGAGTGAAAAAAGCTTTGATATACGAATAGGCACTGAAACATTTAACAGCAAAGGTACAGTTGAACTTAAGGAAGTTACTTCGGACCCAGAAGTTTTCATGCCGGGAGACAGGGGTACTGTCACGGTAACTCTTACAAACACTGCAAGTAATCCTACTATTACTATTGACGGAAGTGACTTTGATACCAATGCCCGAATTCAGGCTGCGGTTTTGAGACCATTATCTGATGGGATAATCGTTCTTGACGCTCCTTATGAAGATATGGGTATCCTGGGGCCTGGAGATAGTATCAAATTGACTTTCAATGTTAAAGTTGCAGAAGATACCCCGGAAGGAACTCATAACCTTGAACTTGCAATAGAAGGGAACTCCTTCGATTACAACAGCAGAAAGAATATTCCTCTCAAGGTTGATTCTTCAAATGTCAAGGTAATTCCCTCAAAAGAGCTCCAGATAGTAAATGGTGAATCTACTCTTGAATTCGATGTAGCCAATACACACCCGAACGAGTTTAGCTCGGTAAGCATAAAACCTGAAGCTGAAGGCATTAAATTTTATCCTGCTGAGTATTTCATAGGGCCAATGAATCAGGACGAGCTTTTTACGATCGAATTTAATGCAGTAACAGACAATTTATCTAATGCCAGAAGGGACTCCTACGAGCCTATAAATCTAACACTTTCCGCAAATTACGGCAACGGAATAAATAAGCATGAAAATATAGTAAGCAATATGTATATTCAGCCCACTGATGAAATTCAGGGCGGGAGTTCGGGCATACTGATTCCAGGCTTACTACTTGTTGTCATTGCCATTGCAGGTATGCTAGTTTACAGAAAGAAGAAACAGAACAGAAAATGAACATTTAGAGAAACAAAAACTTCTGGAAAATTAATGTTTCAAAGTTTTAAAAAAAGTTTGAAGGTGGTGCAGCTCAGATAGATCTCCTGAAACATATGGGGCAGTTTCAGGCTGCACTCGACCTTTTTGGTTCTATCCGGGTAAAGTGTGCAAACGATTACCAGTCCTGGTTTTAGCCAATCTCTTTTCAAAGTATGCCTTTACTATTTTATTGGAAGAGTAAAGATAAACGTGCTGCCTTTTTCTCCCTTTGATTCCACCCAGATTTTTCCTCCATGAAGATCTACGAAGTTTTTAGCAATATAAAGTCCAAGTCCAGTTCCACCGTATCCCCTAGTTGTGGAAGAATCTGTCTGAATAAAAGGCATAAGCATCCTTTCATGATCCTCCTTTGATAACCCTATTCCGCTATCAGAAACTTTAATCTCGAGCATCTCTCCTTTTTTGAGGGCGCTGACGGTAACCTTTTTCTTTTCAGGAGTGAGTTTTATAGCGTTATTCATTAGACTGTACAGGATCTGTCTCAGCTTTGTCCTGTCTGCCCGGATGTTCTCAAGAGAGGCATCAACCTTTACCTCTACACTGACTTTCTTACTTGAGGCAAATGAGAGGAGACTCATTCTTACCTCTCCTAAAAGGCTGGCAATATTCACATCTTCATAATTAAGGTTGTTTTCCCCGGCTTCGAGCCTTGATATATCAAGTAGATTACTGATGATTTCTAGAAGGTTCTTCCCGCTTATGAGAATATTACTTACATATTTTGATTGCCTCGTGTTCAGGGACCCAAAAGCCCCTTCCAGCAGCAAATCGGAGAAACCTATTACCGAATTAAGAGGAGTCCGAAGCTCATGGTTCATATTAACTATCAGCCCACTCTTGGCCCAGTTTGAAACTTCTGTATCTTTTTTTTCTTTGAGAAAATTATTATTCAGCTCTATTTTTTCGTTCAGACTTTTCAAACTCTCCAATTTCCCTTTTCTTTTGGCAAAAAAGTTGCTTTCCTCCATTAATTCAAGCAGGACTTTACCTGAAAGTTCTTCAAGAGGAATGGTATAGAGAAGTGTGATGCTTTTATTCTTTTCCAAAGCCATTGTTTCAACGGCCTTTCCACACGTCTCAAGACAGGGCTTAATAGAATTTCCAGCGTTTTTAATCTCAAAATTTGTTCTAAACCCTGAAAATCCTCCAGAAAGAGTTTTTAGATATCCTTTTTCTGCGAGTTCTTTTACTGCTGAAGCAAGAAGAGTAAGATCTTCCGGGA
Coding sequences within:
- a CDS encoding ATP-binding cassette domain-containing protein codes for the protein MDDNVIEVNNLEHSYGSVKAVNNISFTVKQGEIFSFLGPNGAGKSTVINILTTLRKLQKGEARVNGYDVAKEPNSVRRSIGIVFQMLCLDHEMTVSENLEYHGRIYSMKKKERNKRIEELLKLTDLESKKDTLGKDLSGGMKRRLELARGLMTKPAVLFLDEPTIGFDIQTRMRMWEYLREIKREGTTIFLTTHYMEEADQLSDRISIIDHGEIIVTGTSDELKNKLGKDLIYLETSDNKAAAEVLKSLESVKSITEDTKSLRIMIKEDVTHVLPQIMDEIRREGIDIIIVNIKKPSMDDVFVHYTGHGLREGDEDEKQQGIEMVGISK
- a CDS encoding ABC transporter permease; the encoded protein is MSFEFRAIYWREMLKYFRYKSVLVTSMIQPVMWLAFFGLAMSDSFDKLTSLVPNEPGVPVVKYITYMGAGIIAMDVLFSSLFGGTTLMFDKKFSLLRETLASPVPRSHIILGVGLSGVTKALFQTFIIIGFGKLVGMEFFKGYTLIETFIAIVGIMLLVAIFTLGFLFLSGSIAITVENPEGMQSILTLVSMPIFFVSNALYPIDGFPTILKVLSMFNPLTLLAGGIRYFALGTNFSVMGNHYIYTPVDIVVSFLGLIFFALIMLSAAMWRFNKVDI
- a CDS encoding ABC transporter ATP-binding protein, whose translation is MNIIKNSLPEDGFPIVDVSNVRESYVLGSLEIPVLSDVNLKTERREFLAIMGPSGPGKSTLVNLIDYLGRPTAGQALVKGHDLNRMPDQELVHLKELEVDFVFQTFNLVPYLTALENVLLPTFANSRINIDPTRSARELYEVIGIHNHMHHRPGELSGEQSQWVSIAPHINDPAIRLADDPTGNLYLRKGAEVLRIFKGLNNEGRTVVIVTHDPEIAKYANRVILVKDEIIQYN
- a CDS encoding COG1361 S-layer family protein, encoding MEMIKKLTVTILFPLLLISLLFAVPASAAVGGANLKVTIVETNPYPAKIGEYLTLTVQVENIGGDKADNVDIEVVPQYPFSLDSEANALQNVGVLNPGRTATKEFYLFVDKNAQKGIRSIDIRTKTGKNSPWSEKSFDIRIGTETFNSKGTVELKEFVSDPEVFMPGDRGTVTVTLKNTASNPTVTIGGSDFDTNARIQAAVLRPLSDGIIVLDAPYGDMGLLGPGDSIKLTFNVKVAEDAPEGTHNFELAIEGNSFDYNSRKNIPLKVDSANIRVIPSKELQLTNGESTIEFDVANTHLNEFSSVSIKPEAEGITFYPVEYFIGPMNPDELFTIEFNAVADDSWGASKEEEINMNLTANYNNGINRHANTVGDLKFIDTSESPESNSTAVLAGGLIIISVPAAFLFYRRRKQ
- a CDS encoding ABC transporter permease; this translates as MIKLTQAARIAVGSIGSAKLRSALTTLGIVIGIAAVVVNASLGASFNQFFTDEISSVGSNFIIAASEQPNLFFDNEYNLIKNTPGISGVSPRKSMSGDLTYLSETKNVNIAGVNKDFQEIQGLQMEEGTFLTDKDSAAAVLGYDIANDEFSKNISHRSTVEIAFRQENGTVVTKSFKVKGILKNSKPTVVSEDSDYDLTVFIPVSTMNEMIGEKDYGAFLAMADSPEKIRDISDDVDSRLARNFGVPERDIDEEDLKPYYVFNQEEVLEQTGKIGDALSSFLLVLALISLFVGSIGIMNIMLVTVTERTREIGIMKSVGYSNSNILSLFLLESVMVSSFGGLVGTVIGGLGAYALEITLKLPPVFPLALIEIGIAVSVLVGITAGLYPARKAARMNPVDALRYE
- a CDS encoding ABC transporter ATP-binding protein, with translation MKTKISIKDVSVPGDLILETETANSTLEVELPSREGLVNSNEESFKCKLGRSRYLQSDETHKIASPIIQVIDIKKSYILGDLEVPVLRDINLKVREGEFLAIMGPSGSGKSTLMNLIGFLDRPTEGTIIIKGLDINKLSDKEVARLRGLEIGFVFQTFNLIPRLTALENVELPTYANTRSGIDTHERAKELLKLVGLEDRMHHKPGELSGGQSQRVAIARALINDPAILLADEPTGNLDSKTGCEILNIFRKLNEDGRTIVMITHDPEIAGYANRIVLVKDGIIQNME
- a CDS encoding COG1361 S-layer family protein — protein: MIKIKSLLVPLVLSLLLVSSFFVAPASASVRGANLKVTIVETNPYPAKIGEYLNLTVQVENIGGDKADNVDIEVVPQYPFSLDSEANALRNVGVLNPGRTATKEFYLFVDKNAQKGIRSIDIRTKTGKDSPWSEKSFDIRIGTETFNSKGTVELKEVTSDPEVFMPGDRGTVTVTLTNTASNPTITIDGSDFDTNARIQAAVLRPLSDGIIVLDAPYEDMGILGPGDSIKLTFNVKVAEDTPEGTHNLELAIEGNSFDYNSRKNIPLKVDSSNVKVIPSKELQIVNGESTLEFDVANTHPNEFSSVSIKPEAEGIKFYPAEYFIGPMNQDELFTIEFNAVTDNLSNARRDSYEPINLTLSANYGNGINKHENIVSNMYIQPTDEIQGGSSGILIPGLLLVVIAIAGMLVYRKKKQNRK
- a CDS encoding ATP-binding protein, yielding MNIAEDSGPSLKVPQSHQISAVYEDTEGLIELLVTYFKEGLEGGEYCLWFSPDKMAAEGAKNELMKAGVDVEHYLASSQLEFLPANPLPEDLTLLASAVKELAEKGYLKTLSGGFSGFRTNFEIKNAGNSIKPCLETCGKAVETMALEKNKSITLLYTIPLEELSGKVLLELMEESNFFAKRKGKLESLKSLNEKIELNNNFLKEKKDTEVSNWAKSGLIVNMNHELRTPLNSVIGFSDLLLEGAFGSLNTRQSKYVSNILISGKNLLEIISNLLDISRLEAGENNLNYEDVNIASLLGEVRMSLLSFASSKKVSVEVKVDASLENIRADRTKLRQILYSLMNNAIKLTPEKKKVTVSALKKGEMLEIKVSDSGIGLSKEDHERMLMPFIQTDSSTTRGYGGTGLGLYIAKNFVDLHGGKIWVESKGEKGSTFIFTLPIK